In Tsuneonella amylolytica, one genomic interval encodes:
- a CDS encoding GatB/YqeY domain-containing protein, with translation MIRDTIKKAQIDAMKGGDKERLAAVRLILAKLKDRDIELRTAAQKPDDDALVVETLQKMAKQRRESITMYVDGGREELAEQERKELAVIEEFLPQQLSEDETKAAIANIKATLGAESIKDMGRVMGELKARHGTVLDMQMASRLVREALQ, from the coding sequence ATGATCCGCGACACCATCAAGAAAGCCCAGATCGACGCGATGAAGGGCGGGGACAAGGAACGGCTCGCCGCCGTCCGCCTGATCCTCGCCAAGCTGAAGGACCGCGACATCGAGTTGCGGACCGCCGCCCAGAAGCCCGACGACGACGCGCTGGTGGTCGAAACCTTGCAGAAAATGGCGAAGCAGCGCCGCGAGTCGATAACCATGTACGTTGACGGTGGGCGCGAGGAACTGGCCGAGCAGGAGCGCAAGGAACTGGCCGTCATCGAGGAGTTCCTGCCGCAGCAGCTGTCGGAAGACGAAACGAAGGCCGCGATCGCCAACATCAAGGCAACGCTTGGCGCTGAATCCATTAAGGATATGGGCCGAGTGATGGGGGAACTAAAGGCCCGTCACGGCACTGTGCTCGACATGCAAATGGCCAGCAGGCTGGTCAGAGAGGCACTGCAATGA